TTGTAAATGGCAGTGCATGGACGTTTAGTAAATTTGCGGCACCTGCGCCGGCCAGATATAAAAATTGGCGTCGATTGATCATATGTTAAATCCTTTTGATGGGCGTTGGCCGTGCCCTGAAGACCACCCGCCTGACCGAGGGGATCAGGTCCTGCTGGGCATCCATGCGGCTGGCCAGGTAGCGCAATAGAAAAATTGACGAAATCAGTCCGGCCAATGTAAACAAGGCCATTCCCACAGATGGATTCAAGCCAATGGCTGCTGAAAGCGGATCGGCTGAAAAGGCGCCGACAAAAATTCCCAAAACGGGAATGAGATAAACGATTGCGGTGCCTTTAAGCTTTGTCTTTGAGCTCAGATACAACTCAACCTCATCGCCTTTTTTGGCCCGGGCGGTATTTTGAGCTTTAACCACCATTTGGTCACTGCCCTGAGTCAGGCAATGATGGCGGCTGCCGCAACTGGAACAGGCGCTGGAGCGTTTGGTTTTGACCCAGGCCCAGCCCGGTTCCACACGTTCAACGATGCCGCGCTCGGCAGACATAATATACCTCACTAACGCAATACAGTTTAAGGGGAGGCGATGCGCTTATTTAACACAGCCAACCGAACCTTACTGTAAGGTATGAACGATCAGACTGTTTTCAATATGATTTTTTAATTTGTCTACCGTTGAATGAATGCTCAATCAGCTTTTCTGGAGCTCAGACCACACCAAAAAATTACCTGTATTTTTTATTATATAATAATCCACAAGTAATTAATTATACAATATATAATTGGAAGGATGCCGAGTTGACAGATACCACATTGTGGCATATCTTAGATTTTAAATGATGACCAGATTATGAACCAAATTTACAGGTGGTTTTTGCAAGG
Above is a genomic segment from Desulfobacterales bacterium containing:
- a CDS encoding SoxR reducing system RseC family protein, with amino-acid sequence MSAERGIVERVEPGWAWVKTKRSSACSSCGSRHHCLTQGSDQMVVKAQNTARAKKGDEVELYLSSKTKLKGTAIVYLIPVLGIFVGAFSADPLSAAIGLNPSVGMALFTLAGLISSIFLLRYLASRMDAQQDLIPSVRRVVFRARPTPIKRI